The DNA sequence aaaaccaaaaaaaaaaaaaaaaaaaaaaaaaagagtagtatATTAAAGTCATACATAACAGCACAGGGAGATACACAGACTGTTCATGATGAGTTTCTCATCGACcccctcattttttttccttgtccaatttctgtttatttctttctaggCAGGGTTACAATATGCATCTCTGGCTCACTTGATACATGTTCTAGGATGGCTACAAGAGTccagagatttcctgcctgtgcTCCCAAATAgcttggattaaagacatgggccatcacacacacctgtcattattcctgattttaattggtattattttatttttctctccataTTGTACAATGCTGTCACAGGTTGATATAGAAAATCTAAAATTTCAAGCTGTGttccttctattctttttttagagggattacatgagcaagtgTGGTAAAGAtcttgatggggaaatctacagaaacaactgaaccaagctcaaaggaattCAGGaaatttagactgacagctgtggaacctgcatgggactggactagaccctctacaCATGGGAGACCCTCGTATAGctaggtctgtttgaggggcccctggaagtgcgatcaggatctatcctggtgcatgagctgtctttctggatcccattacctatgatcgGACACCTTGCTCTCACTTGATAAaacagggaggggcttggttctgcctcaacagaatgtaccaggcttagctgtcccaccatgggagaacttactctGTTGGACGAGGGAATGAAGGGTCAGGGAAGAAGGTGagtgggaagtgggaggagggaagaaagggggatctgtggttagtatgaaaaatgaataaaaaataatttaaaaaaggccATCTCATTTTTATACATAGACTTGATACAACTTTGCAACCAGACAGCTGAATAAGGTCATGTGAAATGATCAGGCCTCCTGCTTAGAAGGCCCCTTACACCCAGGTAATATGCAAGATGGAGCCTGTCATGCTAGAGCAGCATTTCTTGAGTCATGTGTCTGAGAATATTGTCACTTCATGGTCTCTGGCAATAAACAAAACCAGCTGTGTTATCCTTAGGCGTACAGCTGGGAATCTACATCCTGGTACTCTAGAGGAGTCTGTTCCACAACACTCTGTGAAGGTTCTGAATAATCCTCAGCAGAGACATCTGCCTTGGTTCATCCTGCCAATGACTAAACTTACTATATCCCCAGTACACTTTACATGGGAAATGCTCAAACAATGAAGAAAGCCAGTGTGACATCAAATAGTGACAAGGGTGTGAATCTCATCCCTACAGGTGATATTCctgaataaatatgtaatttcagatatggtgaggcacacctttaaatcccatcacttgggaggcataagcagtcggagctctgtgagttcaaggaaagcctgcTGAGAACATTCCAGAGAGATCAGAAGGGAGGAATGGGACACAAGTGTACAGACCCAGGGAGTATCAAACATACTGTTTGCTGGACAGGAGTTCTTGTTGACAGACCCGAATAATACTCTGAGTTCTGAGTTGATCTACCCCTGCTTGGAACAGGGAGTCTTGCTGATAAGCAAAAGCCCACAAATGATCCAGAGCCCTGGTACAGGGGACTCAATTGGATCCATACTCCAACTTCAGCCTGGGTTCCTACCTCATCTGGGAGACAGTCAAATGATGCTGCAGCTTTTTTGCCAAGTGTATTTGCTGTGTGACCAGCTCCCTCTGCTTCAGCAAGCTCTGAAGTCTCTCCTCCATTCTTTGCTGCTCCTGTTCATTAGAAGATTGTGTCCTTAGTGGATGGTTGAGTATAGTATAGTTAATACATTTCACAAAAGTTCAAGCACACACAGAGGATCCCAAGAGCTTGCTGGTCAGTCAGTCTCACCAAATTTCAAGCTCCTGGGGACATGAGAAAGCCTGCTTCAAGTTCATAAGACAGAGACTGAcaaagagagaaacccagtggTCTCCTCTAGCTGTCATCCACACGCAATATGCACTGCACTCCCACATgcctctgttacacacacacacacacacacacacacacacacacacacacacacacacaccacagagagacagagcGAGATAGAGAAAGGGGTGAGACGAAAACAACAAAGTGATAGAGGAGCAGTTATCTTTAGAATAAGCACACCAACTTTTAGGAAAAGTCCCAAAACTCAGCTTTCCATCCTTGGGAACTAAAACGGCCTAGGGGAGCATACTCGGCTTGGTCAGTCTGTGTGGAGGTGGTTAGAGAACTTTTTACTCTTGAACTCAAGTCTGTGTATAGCAATCCTCCCATCACAATGACAGGTAGCTGTGTGATGAGTGGTTGGCCTGTTTCCTCCCTTTGACTACCAGTTCAAGAAGAGTATCAGGGATTGCATGCCAATGACCTAGATTCTCAGAggagactcacttcccagaaataCTAATGCACAGACACAGAATGAACAATTTTATGTCATGaagtgggtggatagatgggtgtATGGATGAGGAGAGTGATGAGATAAAGCACAGGTGTCTGGATGGGTAGACTTGGTAAGTTTACATAAgtaaatggtgctggacctaactgTGACCTAACTGCCTGTCCCTAGCTGCCTGTCCCTACCTGCTGTTGCTGGTTCTGGAGGTCACTGGTCTCTTCTTGGTCCTTACAGAGCACTTTCAATTCACCCAAGTGGTGCTTCAGCAGGACCCATTCCTCCAGTAATTTCTCCTTCTCTAGCCTCAGCATGTCCAACTTCTTCATCTGCTGACTCTGCTCCATCAGGAGCCGGCTCTCCAGATCGCTGGAAACATACTCCAAATAGTAAGACTTTGCCAGCTGCCTCTGGTCACCCAAGACTCCATGCCTCAACAACCCAACCCTATCCCAGGTTCACAGGAAGATGTAAAGAAGCACCTTCAACAATAATGAGAGTGGCACTCAAGGCCAAAAGTAGAGAACAGTTATTTCCTGCAAGAATAAAACTATTTCTGAACCCCCCCCCAAATAACAGAAATTCATGCACTTCCATAAACAAGAGGAGTATCCCATCTGTCCTAATCAGTCCACAGTCATGAGGAAACACCAGCAGGTAATGTGCAAGTACACTTGGGGAAGTAGGAGACCCAGAGTGTGTACAGGTCCCATAGCAGTCAGCTCCTGCCTGACACCCCTCTGGTGATGCCAATTGCTCTTCTATgtaaccagtggttctcagaatGTGGGGTGTGAACCCTTTGGGATCTAAGGAGCTTTTCACAAGGGACACTTATTAGATGTCCTATGTagacatttacattaaaattcataacagtagcacaataAAGTTAAGATATCACtacaatataattttatggtttggggtcatcaAAACAATAAAGGAATGTATtgaagtgtcacagcattaggaaggttgataaCCACTGATCTGGAGTCTACTGAGTATGACAATATGGTGCTAGAGGAGCTAACAGTCTCTTTAACCCTCAGCAAAACAGAGTAAAGAGGCCTAAGTCCAAAAGCTGCTTGCTAATGCTCTTGGTTAAGAAGCAGAAAACCTAGAAGCAGATCTGCAGACCCTGCAGTCCAGAGACAAAGAAAATCAGAGTTGGCCATTGTACAACAGTTGGGGTCCCTGCCAAGACGAGCACTTACCAAAGGAAGACTTTCTCCTTGGTCAGCTCACTGAGCTTCTGTGAGGCCTCCATATTCTCATTCTTGAAATTCTGCAGGTCTGACATGACCTGCTGATGTTGCATCTTGAGAcgttcatagaaaggatttggcctGTGATAGGGCCTGGACCCAGAAGCAAAGAATTCCATGAATACAGGCCTCAAGGATCACATAAATTCAGTATGTGTTCTATATTACTGGATTTAATGAGATGCCACAGCCTGGCTCCTATGTACTGGGACCTCTGGCTGCTTATGACACTTGCTCTTCTGGTCCCAGGCCAGCAGAGGCAGGGTGTTAAGAGGGATGCAGCTGGGACTGAATGAGCTCCCTCAGGAGTACTGCACAGCTTGCTATGGAGTTCCCACAAGTCTATCACAGGTCTGGGCCCACCAGAAACTGTGATGTTTCTGCTGTCTTCAAATAAGCGATACTCATTCCAGGGTGCTTATATTGACATAGCGGCTAAAATCACATCATGAGCATTTCAGAGGATGGGACTCAATATTATGACAGCTTCATAAATTCCCCCAGGGCATTCCCAGTTGACACCAACGTGAACACACTGCAAAGTGCTATGCTGCTCAAAATGGGGCTCCCAGTACACCATGTAGACAACACCTAGATACTGAGACAAGCAACACTTCATGTGCAACCATAGACCCTTGATTGCAGGGTGAAGAGggacacatatgcacaaacacacagacacagatacagaaagatggaggagagggagagagggggagacagaaagagagagtcagagagagaaactgagagagGGAAAGGTGATAGAGTGCTCTCATTGAGATGCCAAATTAATACATGTGATTGTGTCATCTCAGAGAGGACCAAGAGCAGCAGACATCGGTAACAGGCCTTGCTGCCATATATTAAGATGTGGAACCAGGCCTCTCCAGCTGCTACTGAAAAAACctagcagatgccataacaggctgctcagtcttctctcggagatcagacctcaatttcagtttcctgagacttgaacaaGCAGTCTCTGgaagggccatgaacaaaagacacagtccttgcagtagctccctttctgcacgtactctgactgctcacaGTTCAGTCAGTTGTTTAATGTCTGGgaccctcaccaacttagagctatgtgcatgggtcaatgtgaatgtgtgaggccagccagcctccgttggcagctcaaggacagagcctgagcCACTGAGTCAGGTCCCAGAGTCAGTAcatgcaaggccagccagcctccatggcagctcaaggacaaagcctgggacctGTCCAAGCTGCCTccaaatgataactgtaacccccaaccagtaagttcaaaggttacacaccctcaacCAATCATATGAcaccaaggcttgtaccaccctgcttgtggtttttctctttaaaaacccctcaccatGAGATCTCAGGTCTGTCCTCCTTCACCTGACTAGCCAGTGCATTAGACGCGGACTAAGCCTGGGTTTCTTTGTTATCCATAAATCCTTGTGTGTTTTGCATTGGTTATCGGCTCTGTGATGATCTTGATGAGGGGGGTGTCGTGACACAGCCACAACACTACTAGAAACATCCAGCACACAATGTCTTGTCAGGcaagtaaaaaaaatcacagcattCTCACACTAGCCACCACTTGACAGGATCTCTCCAAATGTATGCTGGGAATTCACACACTACTGCCTCAATCCCTGAGTTAtgtgattcaggccacaggctctggttttcatttggaggaagcagAACAGTCTATGTCCCCATCTCACTCCTGCCCATGTGTCAGGTTTTGCTTCAGGGAAGCATTTAGAGAAATGGTGTTGGGCAAAGGGACACCCAGCCTCCCAGAAGCCCATTTCTTAGACAAAATAAACTAAGGGTGAAATTGTGGAACCGAGACAGTCACCATGGATTTTGAAACAGTAAATACCTGTTGTCCAAGGATCCTTCGGTAACTAAGATGAGGCGATCTCTCAGATCATTCCGTTGGGCAGTCATCTCCCGAAGCTGAGTGGTCAGGCTCTCCACCTTCTGCTTCACTTGTCTCTTTGTGAGGCGGGTTGGAGTGGATGGTGGCTCCTTGGAGGCccctgtgggtagatgaacacaaGTGAACTTGCATTGTGACAAGACATGAACAGGTCACCCTGAGACCTAAGAAGGTGTTTGAGAAAGGATGTAAGCAAGCAATTCAGTGATACCCCAAAGAATTTTGCCCTGGATTGAGATGCCCCCACTGGGCATTTCAGGTCTCCCATCTCTCTGACAGGAGATAGGTGTCTCAGCCAGCTGACTTCCTCTGCTCCTTTAGCACATGCTTCAGGTAACTAAGGAGAGAGCTTCCTCAGGCTTATTAACAGCCCTGGACTCTgcattcaacttggctgcagggTTCACTAGTCTTGGCTTTAAAGCCAAGATAAAATTGACACAGTCCACAAGCACTCAGGTCATTAAAGATGCATAACTATCCTGACAGGTCACTCTAGGCACATGGCAAAAATGGAGAAGCCACACaggggcagaacatggt is a window from the Peromyscus eremicus chromosome 9, PerEre_H2_v1, whole genome shotgun sequence genome containing:
- the LOC131919586 gene encoding disks large homolog 5-like, which encodes MTAQRNDLRDRLILVTEGSLDNRPYHRPNPFYERLKMQHQQVMSDLQNFKNENMEASQKLSELTKEKVFLCDLESRLLMEQSQQMKKLDMLRLEKEKLLEEWVLLKHHLGELKVLCKDQEETSDLQNQQQQEQQRMEERLQSLLKQRELVTQQIHLAKKLQHHLTVSQMRSENLQHELKQSTAQDDSLLPTELLQQEHQVS